The Phycisphaerae bacterium DNA segment ACCACGTGCTCGAGCGCGAGCAGCGCCGTGGTGGCGATCACGAAGCCCCAGCGCAGGCGAATAAACCAGCGCAGCCGGAACATGACCACGAGCAGCGCGGCTCTGGGGTCGAAGTCGTCCGCACTACACGCGTGGGGCGCGCCGGTTGCATTTGTGGGCTGGACTGACATTGCCTTGCCGGGCAGCCTCAACCACCATCCGATGCGCTCCCCGCGCCCGCGATCGTGCCATGGACCACAGGAGGCCGGTCAGCAGGACGCAGCCTGCGAGTCAGGCCGCCCGCTGTGTTGCTCGACAATCCAACTCACGGCCTCGCGTAGCGTCTTCGCATCGAAGGGTTTTTCCAGGAACATGTCAGCCGACATCGCGTCGGGACATACTTCGCGGCCATACTCCATGCCGATCGACTGGCCGATCGCAGACATCAGAATGAGCGGAATGCTCTTCAGTTTGCTGTCCCGCCGCAGCTCACAGGCCACCTGCAGACCCTCGGAGGGGTGCGTGAGCATGATATCCAACAACACAATGTCCGGGGGGTCGCGCCGAATAGCCTCCAGCCCAGCCTGTCCCGTCTGATAACAGGCCACCGTGCAGCCGAGCGGTTCGAGAATCATCTGGACGGCCAAGTGTATATCCGGGTCGTCGTCGATGAGCAGAATCCGCGCTGGCTTCTGGGCGTTCATGCCCGCCTGCCCTCTGGTGCGCCCTACGCGCCGGCCGCCAACTGCACGAGTGCCCCTTGCAGACGCCGACTGAGCGTGCCGGCCAGTTCTTTCAGCAGATGATATCCCAGCGTGTGGTCGTGTTCACACAACTTGCGAATCCCAGCCGCGTCAATCCGCACGGCGCGCCCGGCAACACGTGGCACGGCGGTCGCCGTGCACCGGTGCGGCTCGACCAGCGAGGACCAGCCAATCAGGTCGCCCGCGACGACCGTGTCCACGACGCGGCCCTCGTCCACGTGGTGTTGGTACACGATGTCTATCTCGCCTTCACGGAGAATATACAGGGCCTGGGCGGACTCACCTTCCCGGAACAGCGGTTGGCCCACCGGGAACGCGCGCTCCTCCGTGATCGCTGCCACGGCCTTCAGGCTTTCGGGGCTGACGCCAGCGAAGTAGGGCAACGAGCGCAGGACCTCGATTGAGACCATGATGCTACCTCCACTCGGTCAGCAAGGATTGCACCAGCTCCGCAGCGCGGGGGACACTTGCGGCCACCGCGGGCGTACACCGTTCGCTGAACGCTTCTACCTCAGCAGCTTCGATCGCAACGATCCGCATATCGCCGGGTAGCGGCAACTTGAAGCCGGCGTGTCGCCCGAACTCCAGGGCGGTCCACAGGTCCACGTCATGCGCGGAATTGCCGTGCCGGGTTGGCGGTGCTTGTGCGGCCAGGATGCGGATGCTACCGGGGACGGCGCCGCTGCGTTGCGCGTCGACAATGATGGCGCGGTCGTAGCCGACCAGGCGTTCCATCAGCCGCAAGCCGCCCCAGTAATCCTCGGCCAACTCCAGACCCGGCCGGTCAGTCAGCGCGGGCCTCAATCGCTCGACGACGCGGAGTCCGACGCTGTCATCGGTCAACAGGGGATTGCCCAGCCCCAACACAATGGTCCGCGGCGTTTCCGCGGTAGCGACGTCCGCCGTGGACTGAACTGCACAACTTGGGGTCGGCGCTGCCGTCGACATTGGAGCTTCCGCAAGTATTACTCGCCGGCACGCCGAGCGGTGCGACGGATCGTCTGGAGTACCTGCCCATCGGGCGCCCGTACGATGACCGTGAGCGGCATCTGGCCGGGCAGGTAGTGGGTTGCACAGCCAAAGCACGGATCATACGCCCGAAACGCCATCTCGATCTTGTTGAGCACACCCTCGGTGACTGTCGTGCCCTTGCGGATCAGCGTCTTGGCCGCCTGCTTGATCGAGAGGTTGATCGGGGCGTAATTATTTGTCGTGCCGACAATGAGATTCACGTGGGTCAGTACGCCGCGCTCGTCGGTCGAGTAGTGGTGAGTCAAGGTCCCACGCGGGGCCTCGACACACCCGACGCCCTCGTCAGGCGTCGCCGTCGGCAGTACCCGGTATTCCTTGCCGGTGATCTCCGGGTCGATCGCCAGTTCGACCCAGCGCTCCGCGGCATAGAGCAGCTCGATCAGCCGCGCCCAGTGGGTTGCCAGCGTGTGGTTTACCGGCTTGCCGCCGAGCGTCTCGTACATCCGCTCGTATTCCTTCTGGGCCAGCGGGGTGGCCATGCCGTCGGCGGCGTTCAGGCGGGAAAGCGGGGTTGCTTTGTACAGGCCGGAGTCCTCGCCATCGACAAAGCCCTTCCAGCCCACTTTCTTGAGGAACGGGAATTTCAGGTAGGACCACGGCTCGACGTGCTCGGCGACGTAATCGCGGTAGTCACGCGCCGCGTACTTGGCGTGTTCCTTGCCGTCGGGACCGACGACGCGGATCAGGCCGTCGTAGAAATTCACGTGGTTGTTCGCATCGACCGTGCCCATGTTGTACGTACGGTGCGTGTACGCGTCGCTGGTGATGAGCCGCACGTACTCCTTGTTGCCCAGCACGATGTCGTTGAAGAGCTGGAGCGAAAACCGGGCGAACTCGATGGCGTCGCGTCCCAGCGCCTCGATCTCCTTGCGTTGCTCCTCGTTGATGCCGCGACTGACGCCGCCCGGAAGGCCCCAGTTCGGGTGCACCTTCCGGCCGCCAATCAGCTCGATGAGATGGTGCCCATCGCGGCGCATCTTGAGGACTTTGCCGGCGATCTCCATCCCGACTTTCTGGATGACGCCGAGGATGTTGCGCTGCTCCGGCGGGGCGTCAGGCCCCATCACAAAGTCCGGGCCGCCGAGCGCGTAGAAATGCGTGGTGTGGTCCGTCGCGAAGAAGATGCAGTAGAACATCTCCCGCAGCTTCTTCGCCGTCGGTGGCGGATCGACGTGGAAGAGCGCGTCAAGCGTTTTGGTTCCGGCGATGTGATGTGCTTCCGGGCACACGCCGCAGATGCGGGAGGTGAGGTTGGGCATGTCCTCGGCCAGCCGGCCGACACAGAAACGCTCGAAGCCGCGTAGCTCGGGGATCTGGAGGTACGTCTCGGCCACGTCGCCCTTGGGGGTCAGGAAGATGTCGATCTTGCCGTGGCCCTCGAGCCGCGTGATCGGGTCAATGCTGATGCGCTGCGTTGTCATCGGCGACTGCTCCTCGTAAGGTGGGCGCTGCCCACCATTGGGGTCGCGCGGT contains these protein-coding regions:
- a CDS encoding Ni/Fe hydrogenase subunit alpha, producing MTTQRISIDPITRLEGHGKIDIFLTPKGDVAETYLQIPELRGFERFCVGRLAEDMPNLTSRICGVCPEAHHIAGTKTLDALFHVDPPPTAKKLREMFYCIFFATDHTTHFYALGGPDFVMGPDAPPEQRNILGVIQKVGMEIAGKVLKMRRDGHHLIELIGGRKVHPNWGLPGGVSRGINEEQRKEIEALGRDAIEFARFSLQLFNDIVLGNKEYVRLITSDAYTHRTYNMGTVDANNHVNFYDGLIRVVGPDGKEHAKYAARDYRDYVAEHVEPWSYLKFPFLKKVGWKGFVDGEDSGLYKATPLSRLNAADGMATPLAQKEYERMYETLGGKPVNHTLATHWARLIELLYAAERWVELAIDPEITGKEYRVLPTATPDEGVGCVEAPRGTLTHHYSTDERGVLTHVNLIVGTTNNYAPINLSIKQAAKTLIRKGTTVTEGVLNKIEMAFRAYDPCFGCATHYLPGQMPLTVIVRAPDGQVLQTIRRTARRAGE
- a CDS encoding hydrogenase maturation protease — encoded protein: MSTAAPTPSCAVQSTADVATAETPRTIVLGLGNPLLTDDSVGLRVVERLRPALTDRPGLELAEDYWGGLRLMERLVGYDRAIIVDAQRSGAVPGSIRILAAQAPPTRHGNSAHDVDLWTALEFGRHAGFKLPLPGDMRIVAIEAAEVEAFSERCTPAVAASVPRAAELVQSLLTEWR
- a CDS encoding cyclic nucleotide-binding domain-containing protein, whose amino-acid sequence is MVSIEVLRSLPYFAGVSPESLKAVAAITEERAFPVGQPLFREGESAQALYILREGEIDIVYQHHVDEGRVVDTVVAGDLIGWSSLVEPHRCTATAVPRVAGRAVRIDAAGIRKLCEHDHTLGYHLLKELAGTLSRRLQGALVQLAAGA
- a CDS encoding response regulator is translated as MNAQKPARILLIDDDPDIHLAVQMILEPLGCTVACYQTGQAGLEAIRRDPPDIVLLDIMLTHPSEGLQVACELRRDSKLKSIPLILMSAIGQSIGMEYGREVCPDAMSADMFLEKPFDAKTLREAVSWIVEQHSGRPDSQAASC